The genomic region GTAAAGGGATATTGCAGGCCCGATTTACCCGCGCATTATAGGGAAAAATTCGACTTTGTGTTGCGGCGGATGGTCTCGGTGAGCGGCCAAAATGGTGGTGTTTGCAGCCAAGGTCCGGGTTTACAAGGCTTTGCCTGGCTTGGATTTTTTTGACGGGCGGTAGGCGTTTGTTTCAGCGCGCCGAACTGGGGCAGATTCGGTCTGGAAGTTCTTGCGCCGTTTGGCGCAAGAACGGGTTGCGGGGGGTTACTGGGCTGCGGCTTTGATGCTGGCAAACATCTGCTTGCCAGCCTTGGCGGGGTCCGCGTCTTTATTGCTCATGAAGTTGCTGACCACATCAAACACCGCCCCTTGCACCGCCTGGGACGTGGACATGTTGAAGGCCATGCTCGGCTCCAGCGTGCCGGCTTTCTCGGCTTCGGCGAAGTCCTTGGCGGAAGCCTGGGCACAGCTGTCGAACTGGCTCATGTCCAGGCCCTTGATCACCGGGATGGAGCCTTTGTTCTGGTTGAACACCGTCTGGAACTGCGGCTCCAGGGCGATCTTGGCCAAGTCGTCGCGAGCCGCGTTGTTGCCCGGCGTATCATTTTTACTGGACGGTTTGAACATGGCCAGTGAGTCGATGGTGTAGCTATAAATGCCTTGTGAGCCGGGGAAGGGCACGCATTCATAATCGGCCCCGGTTTTTTTACCGGCCGCAGTCCACTCACTTTTGGCCCAGTCCCCCATGATTTGCATGCCGGCCTGGCCATTGATGACTTTGGCGGTTTCCATATTCCAGTCCTGGCCTGCGCCGTTGGGGTCCATGTAGGTCTTCAGCTTGCGCAGCGCGACAAAGACTTCGGTCATTTTGGGGCCGGTGAAGGTGGCTTCGTCGTTGTCGATAAAGGCTTTCTGGAAGCCTTCTGCACCCAGGATGCTGAGCACCAGGCCTTCAAATACGGTGGTGTCCTGCCAGGGTTGGCCGCCGTGGGCGATGGCGATGAAACCGGCGGCCTTGAGTTTGTCGCCGGCGGCGTAGAGTTCTTCCAGGGTTGCCGGGGCTTTGGACACGCCGGCTTTCTTGAGCACTTCGGGGTTGATCCATAACCAGTTGATGCGGTGGATGTTGAGCGGCACGGCGACGTAGTGGCCGTCGAATTTCATCAGTTGCGCAATGCTTTCGGGCAGCAAGCTGTCCCAGTGATTGGCCTTGGCGACGTTGTCGACGCTGGTCAGCAGGCCCAGCTTGCCCCACTCCTGAATGTCCGGTGCCTTGATCTGCGCGGCAGAGGGCGGGTTGCCGGAGACTGCGCGGCTCTTGAGGACGGTCATGGCAGCAGCGCCACCGCCGCCGGCCACGGCACTGTTTTGCCAGGTGAAACCGTCTTTCTCGATCAGTTGTTGCAGCACCTGCACAGACTTGGCTTCCCCGCCCGAGGTCCAGTAGTGGACGACTTCAACAGTGCCTTTGCTGTCGGCTGCGTGAGCGGCGAACGTGCAAAGGCTGGCTAGGGAGATGGCAACGGCAAGGCGATGGGTGATTTTCATGTGGGATAACCCTTTTTGTTGTTATGGGGAGCGGTGCTTATTCCAGCCCCAGCCCTTTGCGGCCGAGGGTGTTCAGTTGCGGCGTCATGAAGCGGTCTTTCCACTCTTTCTCGTAGTCCTCCCGGGCGAAATCATCCGGTGAGGCCCCTTGCTCGAACGCCCTGAGCACATCCTTGGCGTACCGCAGGTTTTTCGGGCACATGGGCGCGGCGGGCACGTACATCACGTTGCCCCAGCCTTGCTGGTTTTCGACGGGGGCGACGCTGTGGATCACGTCGCAGTGCTACCACACCGAATCGCCGGCCTGCACGTCCGGAATCGGGGTCATGCCCTGGACCAGCAGCGGGTGCCATTTCTCTGAAACTGGCAGCACCTTGCCCGGCGCAACGCCGCACAACTCATCTTCGGGGACGTCGTCCAGCAGCGGGCGCAGCAGCATGTAGGCCATGGCTTTGGGGATCGGCAAGGTATGCAGCACGCCCTGGTCGGCCTGCATGTCGCACAGTGCGGTCCAGCCCTGGAAGGTGCGGAAGGCGGAGCATTTCACCGTGTCCTTGTAAGCGTATTCATCGACTTCGGTGCGATGGGCGGCGTCCCAGGGGTCGTAGGACTTGAAGTCGTTGCGGTAGATCTTGTCGAACACCTTGAGGTAGGCCGGGTGCAGCCAGCGTTCCAGGGCGCCCGAGTCGGTGTGCGGGCCAAGCCCTTTGGAGGTGGTGCCGGGTGGGCGGCGGCGGACGCGGTCGGGGTACAGCGCATTGATGTCCGGGTCGAACCATTGCCGGCCTTGGGAATTGATGGTCCACAGGCGGTTCAGGAACGACTGTGCAGCGCCCATGCGTTCGTGTTGGCGCAGTTGCATCTGGGCTTGCGACCAATAGATCGGGAATATCTCCGGGCGCGAGGCTTCGAGGTTACCGAAGAAATTGTCGGCCGGGCCGCGATACACCTCGTCAAAATGGTTGTGGTCGAGGTAGTCCAGCAGGCTCTTGTCCCACCCCAGCACCTGTTCCCTGGGGAAGTGGTTGCGGATCACCAGGCAGCCCCGGCGCTTGATGAGTGCCCGTTGTGCTTCGCTGACTTGGCCGTTGGCGATGGCTTCAAAGTCGAGCTCGGGCCAGGCGCACTGCTCGGCCTTGATCGAGGCGATTTCAGCCCTGATGAACTCGCTGACCTCGTCAAACAGCCCAGGCACATCGCCGATCTGCGCGCGCAGGGCCTTTTTCATCGCGACGATGCTGCGCTTGTAGTCGTCCGGCAGCTCGGCGCATTCGAAGGCGTGGTAGTTGCTCATGAGGGGACCTGTCTTGTTGTTGTGCGTACAGGTATGGAATCACCCCGGCCCGCTTGGGCGGCAGCATGATTTGGAGCGTTGAGCAGTACGATTGTGGCGTTTGTTGCGAAGCGTATAGAAGAATCGGCTTATTGGAAGTGATGCCCGTGCTGAAGCCGAAACTGTGACGGCGTCATGCCCTTGTGCCCCTTGAACTGCCGATTGAACAACGCCTGGGAGGCATAGCCGACCTGTTCGGAAATCGCGCTGACCGCCAGATTTCCCTGCATCAATAAAGCGCAGGCATGTCCGATGCGTAGCCGGACGATGTAGTCCAGCGCCGTGCAGCGTGTGTGTTTGCGGAACATGCGATGGAAGGCTGAAACGCTGACGCAGGCCATCTGCGCCAGCTCGGGAATGCCGACAGGTTGCGCATAGTGGCCGTGCAGGTAGTCCAGAACGCGGCGGATGCGAGCGTCTTCAACGATATGAGGGGCGGCGTTTTCCGTCGCGATGCGCTGCGCGGCGATATCCCGGGACAATGTGTTGAGTACGGTGAGCAACGAGATCAAGCGCTGGGAAGCGTCTTGCTCGACCATGGCTTCGATCACCGGGCGCAGCGCCTGGGACGTAGCGTCACTGAAACTCAGCGCCTGTCGCGCAGCAGCCAATAGCGCGCGCGTCGATCCCATCTCCGGAAACAGCTGCACCAGCGAATCCGCCCAGGCCTCGGAAAACCAGATGACCAAGGCAATGTGCGGTTTGGCGGGGTCGATCAGCTCGGCGGAAGACCAGCTATGGGGCACGTTCGGCCCCACCAGCACCAGGTCGCCATCATCGTAGAGCGCCACATCGTTGCTGATATAGCGGTGCCCGCGGCTGTTGAGGGTGAGGGTCAGTTCGTATTCGGGATGGTGATGCCATTCAAACGGAATCGCCTCCGGTAGACGCCTGTTCAGCAGGGTCCAGGAGGTGTTCGCTTCGGTAGGGATTTTTTCGAAACTGGCTCGCATGAATGCATCCTGCCTTGCAGGTGAGGTGGCGGCGCCACAATCGTAGCATTCGATTCGAGGGGGAGGGCTCTTTGCCGCAAGAACGATTTCTTGCGGCGAATAAGATCAGGTTCAGTTCAAACTAACGAAGTTATTATCCGTTAGAGCAACCGTTACCCATGACCTGATATTGAAGAATATGACGCTGACCTTGTGAATCTTCATATTCCATTTTTACCGGTACAACTTTGCATACATCCGGGACTTCACTCATGGACACTACTTTGGCGACGTCCAGATGGGTGCTGTAAGTGTAATCCTCAACAATCGGGGTGCTCTGGCTGGCTACGTCAGTCGGGGCTTCGTCGGCCAGGGCGGCGGTGGCGCACAAGCTGCTAAGGGCCATAACTAATAACGCTTTCATTTGACTATTTACCTTTTGGCGGTCGAAAGGGGTCACGGGGCCCTTGTGAGGCCGCGTGTGTAACTTGATTGGGAAGTTCGGATTAACGTTGCCTTCGTGGGGGCTGTTACGTTGTTAATCACAGTGCCTTGATGGCGAGGTTGATTTTAGGCGTCCGAGTTATATTCATATACCCGTGCTTTTGATAAACACTATTGGTGGTTTTTGTAACAATCCCGAGATGAAGGTTTTTTCAGAAACCTGCAAAGCGCCACAGGCCACGGGCCAGAGCGCTGCCAGGGGATAGGTGGGCAATTTGTAGGGGCTTGTTACTACCATCGTCGAATGGTTCTATAGGGCCGGCCCGGCTACAACAGGGCCATACAACAACAACTATGTCACCGAGGTAAGAAAGATGAGTGCGGCTTCTCTGTACCCCGTTCGCCCCGAAGTAGCAGCCAACACGCTGACCGAC from Pseudomonas yamanorum harbors:
- a CDS encoding ABC transporter substrate-binding protein, with the translated sequence MKITHRLAVAISLASLCTFAAHAADSKGTVEVVHYWTSGGEAKSVQVLQQLIEKDGFTWQNSAVAGGGGAAAMTVLKSRAVSGNPPSAAQIKAPDIQEWGKLGLLTSVDNVAKANHWDSLLPESIAQLMKFDGHYVAVPLNIHRINWLWINPEVLKKAGVSKAPATLEELYAAGDKLKAAGFIAIAHGGQPWQDTTVFEGLVLSILGAEGFQKAFIDNDEATFTGPKMTEVFVALRKLKTYMDPNGAGQDWNMETAKVINGQAGMQIMGDWAKSEWTAAGKKTGADYECVPFPGSQGIYSYTIDSLAMFKPSSKNDTPGNNAARDDLAKIALEPQFQTVFNQNKGSIPVIKGLDMSQFDSCAQASAKDFAEAEKAGTLEPSMAFNMSTSQAVQGAVFDVVSNFMSNKDADPAKAGKQMFASIKAAAQ
- a CDS encoding helix-turn-helix domain-containing protein yields the protein MRASFEKIPTEANTSWTLLNRRLPEAIPFEWHHHPEYELTLTLNSRGHRYISNDVALYDDGDLVLVGPNVPHSWSSAELIDPAKPHIALVIWFSEAWADSLVQLFPEMGSTRALLAAARQALSFSDATSQALRPVIEAMVEQDASQRLISLLTVLNTLSRDIAAQRIATENAAPHIVEDARIRRVLDYLHGHYAQPVGIPELAQMACVSVSAFHRMFRKHTRCTALDYIVRLRIGHACALLMQGNLAVSAISEQVGYASQALFNRQFKGHKGMTPSQFRLQHGHHFQ
- a CDS encoding DUF2790 domain-containing protein — encoded protein: MKALLVMALSSLCATAALADEAPTDVASQSTPIVEDYTYSTHLDVAKVVSMSEVPDVCKVVPVKMEYEDSQGQRHILQYQVMGNGCSNG